One Tachysurus vachellii isolate PV-2020 chromosome 18, HZAU_Pvac_v1, whole genome shotgun sequence DNA segment encodes these proteins:
- the dctn5 gene encoding dynactin subunit 5 yields the protein MELSEILYNKAEYIETASGNKVSRQSVLCGSQNIVLNGKTIVMNDCIIRGDLANVRVGRHCVIKSRSVIRPPFKKFSKGVAFFPLHIGDHVFIEEDCVVNAAQIGSYVHIGKNCVIGRRCVLKDCCKILDNTVLPPETVVPPFTVFSGCPGLFTGELPECTQELMIDVTKSYYQKFLPLSQI from the exons ATGGAGCTGAGTGAGATTTTATACAACAAGGCGGAATACATCGAGACA GCGTCGGGCAATAAAGTGAGCAGGCAGTCGGTTCTGTGCGGAAGCCAGAACATCGTTCTGAACGGAAAA ACCATAGTGATGAACGACTGCATCATCAGGGGAGATCTGGCTAACGTCAGGGTCGGCAGGCACTGCGTCATCAAGAGCAGGAGCGTGATCCGTCCGCCGTTTAAAAAGTTCAGCAAAGG GGTGGCTTTCTTCCCCTTGCACATCGGAGATCACGTCTTCATAGAGGAGGACTGTGTCGTGAACGCGGCTCAGATCGGCTCCTACGTCCACATCGGGAAAAACTGTGTCATC GGTCGGCGATGTGTACTGAAGGACTGCTGTAAAATCCTGGATAACACGGTCCTGCCTCCCGAGACGGTCGTTCCTCCTTTCACAGTGTTCTCGGGATGTCCAG gattATTTACAGGCGAGCTGCCCGAGTGCACACAGGAGCTGATGATCGACGTGACCAAGAGCTATTATCAGAAATTCCTACCATTAAGCCAAATCTAA
- the rpusd1 gene encoding RNA pseudouridylate synthase domain-containing protein 1, which translates to MEPASVENLCVLYHSADYLVLNKHWDIRIDSKLWSETRTVQKQLKHRFPQLVDPRTHYGFRFCHQLDFSTSGALCVALNKAAAGRAFRCFKDRTVTKAYLALVRGTVAESRMTLDAAIGKNATEGKTHMMCVEGTEGCESPKMSQTLLSVLEYGSYDGEPVTKVLLQPLTGRTHQLRVHCSSVGHAVVGDVTYSLGADSTPYRMMLHAYFLRIPLEHEVIEVTASDPFVSKLDPNWTPKTRIRNLQSLMTEIVTKTKADERQTEEEKLASEEEKKRRRRKTVEESEEDRVQCQQWLSEWTLSD; encoded by the exons ATGGAGCCTGCGAGTGTGGAGAACCTGTGCGTGTTGTACCACAGTGCTGATTACTTGGTGCTCAATAAACACTGGGACATTCGCATCGACAGCAAACTGTGGAGTGAAACTCGTACAGTGCAGAAACAGCTGAAGCACAGATTCCCTCAGCTTGTAGACCCTCGGACTCACTACGGcttcag GTTCTGCCATCAGCTGGACTTTTCCACCAGCGGTGCGCTGTGTGTGGCTCTGAATAAAGCTGCAGCTGGACGAGCATTTCGCTGTTTCAAAGACAGAACAGTAACCAAGGCTTACCTCGCTCTG GTTCGAGGCACCGTGGCTGAGAGCAGGATGACGCTGGACGCCGCCATCGGGAAAAACGCCAccgagggaaaaacacacatgatGTGTGTGGAAGGAACAGAAG GATGTGAGAGTCCCAAAATGAGCCAAACTTTATTAAGTGTGTTGGAATACGGATCATACGACGGAGAGCCGGTTACTAAAGTTCTTCTGCAGCCTCTTACAG GGCGCACGCATCAGCTCCGAGTGCACTGCAGCTCCGTGGGTCACGCCGTCGTAGGCGACGTCACGTACAGTCTCGGCGCAGACAGCACTCCGTATCGCATGATGCTGCACGCCTACTTCCTCCGAATCCCTCTGGAGCACGAGGTCATCGAGGTCACGGCTTCCGATCCATTCGTCTCTAAACTCGACCCCAATTGGACTCCAAAAACACGCATTCGAAACCTCCAGAGCTTAATGACTGAAATCGTAACAAAAACCAAAGCTGACGAGCGACAGACGGAGGAGGAGAAGCTAGCGagtgaagaagagaagaagcggaggaggaggaagactgTGGAGGAGAGTGAGGAGGATCGAGTGCAGTGTCAACAGTGGCTCTCTGAATGGACGCTCAGCGACtaa
- the ndufab1b gene encoding NADH:ubiquinone oxidoreductase subunit AB1b has protein sequence MASRALVRSVRLLQYSGLLKSASRRSLTVVQPAKWTELLRVPTPALQLCRLYCDSQPLTLQSIEERVMNVLQLYDKIKPETLQTSSHFMKDLGLDSLDQVEIIMAMEDEFGFEIPDTEAEKLMTPAEVVQYIASKKDVK, from the exons ATGGCGTCCCGAGCACTCGTGCGCTCTGTAAGGTTATTACAGTACAGCGGACTCCTAAAATCCGCCAGCCGAAGATCACTGACTGTGGTTCAGCCAGCGAAATGGACGGAGCTTTTACGG GTCCCCACTCCAGCACTGCAGTTGTGTCGGCTGTATTGCGATTCGCAGCCGCTAACCCTGCAGAGCATCGAAGAGCGTGTCATGAACGTCCTTCAACTGTACGACAAGATCAAACCAGAGACG CTTCAGACATCATCACACTTTATGAAGGATTTGGGACTGGACAGTTTGGATCAGGTGGAAATTATCATGGCAATGGAAGACGAGTTTG GATTTGAGATTCCAGATACCGAGGCAGAGAAGCTGATGACTCCTGCAGAAGTCGTACAATACATCGCCAGTAAAAAGGACGTGAAGTAA